One stretch of Bombus terrestris chromosome 5, iyBomTerr1.2, whole genome shotgun sequence DNA includes these proteins:
- the LOC100650481 gene encoding uncharacterized protein LOC100650481 isoform X3 gives MNGKMLMSPGMSLVVAGVASGICFLIYSGVLRGKSGDSKEDEKQIPVSENRCSCCLKPFFLGRGVRCEDCGGKSCRKGCSRWDPSDNAWHCLFCRQQRYWLKKNGVETFGGPIDEKDLHRYFNTAKSQVYVAGVENAATSSRQGLATKEEDANTMETVRDFVEKIVVRLMGNLNDTPIHRLYDHPAYDKLMERHITPLVDALSRLAMALRLSLENKPNTDSPTMAHTALREIVERAVEEARKLPGLGGSGVSGNAPEARNVAEDSYEDILATAILNKVIEKFQKEQVDGNSNVLPGKPVSAKCALNENEAGLDEGVEEGCSSLEPLSQDDCSSDCSASCSRRVRNQPEPLSLTIEERIEEVTTTYASDEDHREHDVLPIKNAHRVPFPELGMDIIDPCQDSEDSQDDPDTTTTHIGLVSPIESWEENWLFQKKRVQSQADPVAMLVPHPSADFKALIGDKDAEDTSDLSECSSAQSDEEIEKELMEAICSVVPRSTKKKEFENGLDYLNSSDDFSLKEGDTNSFSNGRYVYVSNEEKTDCRRVKEQRKAEEQREKEEDYKQSVKGNEEVKAKEIKEKEVKRKLERVETEDEKPVSESINVISNGLKKVGKERQKTNDVSEEDKTRNLINGDNFIKVDRSAKKSESDNLSNSVNSKPLTIILPDVSELNVPKTPTPTPTRISMEINLGNPHSEKTYISQEKIVLNSLECAKKKLMAVNDDSVEAFEDEETMFAQQKVDFHAEDIQQESEYTEHYDIATQRHLDSLTKSESFESSPLTNSSIEDDESKCRQAVAFAKAESASHLSLQNKEPEEEGRLGTPPRPGTIAEREHKKWENAPPIENNPYSQENIQKRLLERQYSRRSSDIPGIHTELPKSNGADMDVVLAPHEPDIKRFGRDYYINDSRASGNEKGRRSTASTSSRPSSSLSQRSSSNGMADQDQQEETQYRETETILNRSNDVKSKVAKWQNNNVENKYQQPVRQNDSSDEAERDKDRFSKIESQMSWDDQRMEEILENERKNSKNEINAKLNNQENYENAVIETKKSNSDENPRKIKRIDLKAYGFENEFSNKTAKTSTPRVVNKLDLKSFGYDNGIRRTQSTIQLNSIGNDEFKPRLTRTSNKSNLTRRNDYENDRGDVIESNRASGDNNLTQSTETLNKYENESYNDFGLKSAKSVPNIAKFYSNPNSQEDEEVESYNQNSYNEFGMVKKGSVRNIANNYSLEKCNIKSNDSSVDDSENETDNSFEREQNHQSMSDVKKKSLSEEEFDNKVLPMPSVRRLAEAFSKQTEPVPGPISKITKSSNANKERSSTPEIQIVETPRQMHSLTARSLSKQFREGLRQIPNKVTSPPASHVVMEQPNITENQTEVVQGKSDVSNDTNVILPGKLKSNIIFWEQMQRKS, from the exons GAAGTCTGGAGACTCGAAGGAGGACGAAAAACAAATTCCCGTGAGCGAGAATCGTTGCTCCTGCTGTCTAAAGCCATTTTTCTTGGGACGTGGAGTCCGCTGCGAGGATTGCGGTGGAAAATCCTGCAGGAAAGGCTGCTCCCGTTGGGACCCGTCAGATAACGCTTGGCATTGTCTGTTTTGCCGTCAACAAAG GTACTGGTTGAAGAAAAACGGAGTCGAGACATTCGGTGGGCCGATCGACGAGAAAGATTTACATCGATACTTCAATACGGCAAAATCACAAGTTTACGTGGCAG gAGTGGAAAATGCAGCTACCAGTTCGCGACAGGGTTTGGCCACGAAGGAAGAAGATGCGAACACGATGGAAACGGTTCGAGATTTCGTTGAGAAGATAGTGGTGAGATTGATGGGTAACTTGAACGACACCCCGATCCATCGATTATACGATCATCCAGCAT ATGACAAGCTTATGGAAAGACATATAACACCCTTGGTAGACGCGCTCTCACGTTTGGCCATGGCCCTGCGATTGTCCTTAGAAA ACAAGCCAAACACGGATTCGCCAACGATGGCGCACACGGCGCTGCGCGAAATCGTGGAGCGTGCCGTGGAGGAAGCGAGGAAGTTGCCGGGCCTCGGTGGTTCCGGTGTGTCCGGAAATGCTCCAGAGGCACGGAACGTCGCGGAGGACAGTTACGAGGATATACTCGCCACCGCGATACTCAACAAG GTCATCGAGAAATTCCAAAAGGAACAGGTGGACGGCAATAGCAACGTTCTCCCAGGAAAACCAGTGTCCGCTAAGTGTGCGTTAA ACGAAAATGAGGCAGGTCTCGACGAAGGTGTGGAAGAAGGCTGTAGCAGCCTGGAACCACTGTCTCAGGATGATTGTAGCAGTGACTGCAGTGCATCTTGCTCGAGACGCGTTAGAAACCAACCGGAGCCATTATCTCTCACG ATAGAGGAAAGAATTGAGGAAGTGACGACAACTTATGCGTCCGACGAGGATCATAGGGAACACGACGTCTTGCCCATTAAGAACGCCCATCGAGTTCCGTTTCCTGAACTTGGAATGGACATTATCGATC CTTGTCAAGATTCGGAGGACAGTCAAGACGATCCAGACACGACGACCACGCACATAGGTTTAGTTTCTCCGATCGAATCGTGGGAAGAGAATTGGCTGTTCCAGAAGAAGAGAGTTCAAAGCCAGGCAGACCCTGTAGCCATGTTGGTGCCTCATCCTAGCGCCGATTTCAAGGCTTTAATCGGTGACAAGGACGCGGAGGACACATCCGATTTGTCCGAGTGTTCATCGGCACAGTCAGACGaagagatagaaaaagaattaaTGGAAGCCATATGCAGTGTCGTGCCACGATCCACGAAGAAAAAGGAGTTCGAGAATGGTCTGGACTACTTAAATTCGTCAGATGACTTTTCATTGAAGGAGGGTGATACGAATTCATTTTCCAATGGCAGATACGTATACGTATCTAATGAGGAAAAGACTGACTGTAGACGAGTGAAAGAGCAAAGGAAAGCAGAGGAacagagggaaaaagaagaagattatAAACAAAGTGTAAAGGGAAACGAAGAAGTGAAAGCCAAAGAGATTAAGGAGAAGGAAGTGAAAAGAAAATTGGAGAGAGTCGAAACTGAGGATGAGAAACCTGTTTCAGAATCAATAAATGTAATTAGTAACGGCTTGAAGAAGGTAGGAAAGGAGCGACAGAAAACGAACGATGTATCCGAAGAGGATAAAACGAGAAATTTAATCAACGGGGACAATTTCATTAAAGTAGATCGATCGGCGAAGAAAAGTGAATCGGATAATCTATCGAATTCTGTTAATTCGAAGCCTTTGACGATTATTCTGCCCGATGTAAGTGAGCTAAACGTTCCAAAGACACCGACACCCACGCCGACGAGGATTTCCATGGAAATTAATCTGGGAAATCCTCACAGCGAGAAAACGTACATCTCGCAGGAGAAGATCGTTCTGAATTCCTTGGAATGCGCGAAGAAAAAACTGATGGCCGTCAATGACGACAGTGTGGAAGCATTCGAAGACGAGGAAACGATGTTTGCTCAGCAAAAAGTCGACTTTCATG CCGAAGATATTCAGCAGGAAAGCGAATACACCGAACATTACGATATCGCGACTCAGAGACACTTGGATAGCTTGACGAAGTCCGAATCATTCGAGTCTTCGCCATTAACGAATTCCTCGATAGAGGATGACGAAAG TAAGTGCCGACAGGCTGTGGCGTTTGCCAAAGCTGAATCGGCTTCGCATCTGTCCCTGCAGAACAAGGAACCGGAGGAAGAGGGTCGGCTAGGTACTCCTCCAAGACCAG gtACAATTGCTGAACGCGAGCACAAAAAGTGGGAAAATGCACCACCTATCGAGAACAACCCCTATAGCCaggaaaatattcaaaagagGCTTTTGGAGAGGCAGTACTCTAGAAGATCGTCAGACATTCCTGG AATTCACACCGAATTGCCAAAGAGCAACGGTGCGGATATGGATGTCGTGCTGGCGCCCCATGAACCGGATATCAAAAG GTTCGGCAGGGACTATTACATCAACGATTCCAGAGCGTCGGGTAACGAGAAAGGGAGAAGATCGACGGCGTCGACCTCGAGCAGACCGAGCAGCTCGTTGTCTCAACGATCAAGTTCCAACGGAATGGCGGACCAGGATCAACAG GAGGAAACACAATACAGAGAAACGGAGACGATCCTGAATCGAAGCAACGACGTGAAATCCAAGGTGGCGAAATGGCAGAATAACAACGTGGAGAACAAATATCAACAACCTGTTCGACAAAATGACTCTTCAGACGAGGCGGAGAGAGACAAAGACAGGTTCTCGAAAATCGAGTCGCAGATGTCGTGGGACGACCAACGAATGGAAGAAATTCTGGAAAATGAGAGGAAAAATAGCAAGAATGAAATCAACGCGAAACTGAATAATCAGGAAAATTATGAGAACGCCGTTATAGAAACGAAAAAGTCCAACTCCGATGAAAATCCACGCAAGATCAAGAGGATCGACTTGAAGGCTTATGGATTCGAAAATGAATTCTCTAATAAAACGGCTAAAACTTCCACGCCTAGAGTGGTCAATAAATTGGACCTTAAGTCTTTTGGTTACGATAATGGAATTCGACGAACACAATCGACGATTCAATTGAATAGCATAGGTAATGACGAATTCAAGCCAAGGCTAACCAGAACGTCGAACAAATCGAACTTAACACGGAGAAACGATTATGAGAACGACCGTGGCGATGTGATCGAAAGCAACCGTGCTTCTGGCGATAACAACTTGACACAGAGCACGGAAACTTTGAACAAGTATGAAAACGAGAGTTACAACGATTTTGGATTGAAGTCGGCGAAATCGGTGCCGAACATCGCCAAATTCTATTCGAATCCGAATAGCCAAGAAGATGAGGAGGTAGAAAGCTATAATCAGAATTCGTACAACGAATTTGGAATGGTTAAAAAAGGATCGGTGAGAAACATCGCGAATAATTATAGTTTGGAGAAGTGTAACATTAAGAGTAACGATTCTTCGGTCGACGATTCGGAAAATGAAACGGACAATTCCTTTGAGAGGGAACAGAATCACCAATCGATGAGTGACGTCAAGAAGAAAAGTCTGAGCGAAGAGGAATTTGATAATAAGGTGCTGCCGATGCCATCGGTCAGGAGGCTCGCTGAAGCGTTTAGCAAACAGACCGAACCCGTTCCTGGACCTATCTCGAAG
- the LOC100650481 gene encoding uncharacterized protein LOC100650481 isoform X6 has translation MRVENAATSSRQGLATKEEDANTMETVRDFVEKIVVRLMGNLNDTPIHRLYDHPAYDKLMERHITPLVDALSRLAMALRLSLENKPNTDSPTMAHTALREIVERAVEEARKLPGLGGSGVSGNAPEARNVAEDSYEDILATAILNKVIEKFQKEQVDGNSNVLPGKPVSAKCALNENEAGLDEGVEEGCSSLEPLSQDDCSSDCSASCSRRVRNQPEPLSLTIEERIEEVTTTYASDEDHREHDVLPIKNAHRVPFPELGMDIIDPCQDSEDSQDDPDTTTTHIGLVSPIESWEENWLFQKKRVQSQADPVAMLVPHPSADFKALIGDKDAEDTSDLSECSSAQSDEEIEKELMEAICSVVPRSTKKKEFENGLDYLNSSDDFSLKEGDTNSFSNGRYVYVSNEEKTDCRRVKEQRKAEEQREKEEDYKQSVKGNEEVKAKEIKEKEVKRKLERVETEDEKPVSESINVISNGLKKVGKERQKTNDVSEEDKTRNLINGDNFIKVDRSAKKSESDNLSNSVNSKPLTIILPDVSELNVPKTPTPTPTRISMEINLGNPHSEKTYISQEKIVLNSLECAKKKLMAVNDDSVEAFEDEETMFAQQKVDFHAEDIQQESEYTEHYDIATQRHLDSLTKSESFESSPLTNSSIEDDESKCRQAVAFAKAESASHLSLQNKEPEEEGRLGTPPRPGTIAEREHKKWENAPPIENNPYSQENIQKRLLERQYSRRSSDIPGIHTELPKSNGADMDVVLAPHEPDIKRFGRDYYINDSRASGNEKGRRSTASTSSRPSSSLSQRSSSNGMADQDQQVSFQLEKFEEASLRGSLSRWTYRDPYSSPQFAINPLLRLELGVSTEPTDRDHEKINGSNEKSTGNDVPNGIEYSKNMTENKEHIDKYEVIIDKETKYFDIGGHDAKPLGTDNDILKLMSSEFSQKVAYNPLYEPEKSILKSDDSGMFSVDMNPMEDNKKQSEEFWRLWINGNQHHTKNDQILSFNGRRYWNLNSYKYHTFGGIKNSLDKSVEDSDAEDNLKMETRDDEPFDITDFSKFKFQTFGGIKKGKKIDWKGIPMYRKMILRSCIRNCKSTKGMKSSQSDSALQRMNGINNASNEKIDQESDRQSDYESDSSEERDTMKYLNINTKRKRNNKFYKRRVKTVFSSYRSTSDESWQDEDVQSSDKPIMRKCLRDTPRKIKLRPNPDNDSNYFFNTSRRKVFNDSLRRVRSQKRLSDDNESLKLEPPIVPEMVEKTFETLQDLRSKGKKKKSKSSESNNRKKTGVRCLTDLTIW, from the exons ATGA gAGTGGAAAATGCAGCTACCAGTTCGCGACAGGGTTTGGCCACGAAGGAAGAAGATGCGAACACGATGGAAACGGTTCGAGATTTCGTTGAGAAGATAGTGGTGAGATTGATGGGTAACTTGAACGACACCCCGATCCATCGATTATACGATCATCCAGCAT ATGACAAGCTTATGGAAAGACATATAACACCCTTGGTAGACGCGCTCTCACGTTTGGCCATGGCCCTGCGATTGTCCTTAGAAA ACAAGCCAAACACGGATTCGCCAACGATGGCGCACACGGCGCTGCGCGAAATCGTGGAGCGTGCCGTGGAGGAAGCGAGGAAGTTGCCGGGCCTCGGTGGTTCCGGTGTGTCCGGAAATGCTCCAGAGGCACGGAACGTCGCGGAGGACAGTTACGAGGATATACTCGCCACCGCGATACTCAACAAG GTCATCGAGAAATTCCAAAAGGAACAGGTGGACGGCAATAGCAACGTTCTCCCAGGAAAACCAGTGTCCGCTAAGTGTGCGTTAA ACGAAAATGAGGCAGGTCTCGACGAAGGTGTGGAAGAAGGCTGTAGCAGCCTGGAACCACTGTCTCAGGATGATTGTAGCAGTGACTGCAGTGCATCTTGCTCGAGACGCGTTAGAAACCAACCGGAGCCATTATCTCTCACG ATAGAGGAAAGAATTGAGGAAGTGACGACAACTTATGCGTCCGACGAGGATCATAGGGAACACGACGTCTTGCCCATTAAGAACGCCCATCGAGTTCCGTTTCCTGAACTTGGAATGGACATTATCGATC CTTGTCAAGATTCGGAGGACAGTCAAGACGATCCAGACACGACGACCACGCACATAGGTTTAGTTTCTCCGATCGAATCGTGGGAAGAGAATTGGCTGTTCCAGAAGAAGAGAGTTCAAAGCCAGGCAGACCCTGTAGCCATGTTGGTGCCTCATCCTAGCGCCGATTTCAAGGCTTTAATCGGTGACAAGGACGCGGAGGACACATCCGATTTGTCCGAGTGTTCATCGGCACAGTCAGACGaagagatagaaaaagaattaaTGGAAGCCATATGCAGTGTCGTGCCACGATCCACGAAGAAAAAGGAGTTCGAGAATGGTCTGGACTACTTAAATTCGTCAGATGACTTTTCATTGAAGGAGGGTGATACGAATTCATTTTCCAATGGCAGATACGTATACGTATCTAATGAGGAAAAGACTGACTGTAGACGAGTGAAAGAGCAAAGGAAAGCAGAGGAacagagggaaaaagaagaagattatAAACAAAGTGTAAAGGGAAACGAAGAAGTGAAAGCCAAAGAGATTAAGGAGAAGGAAGTGAAAAGAAAATTGGAGAGAGTCGAAACTGAGGATGAGAAACCTGTTTCAGAATCAATAAATGTAATTAGTAACGGCTTGAAGAAGGTAGGAAAGGAGCGACAGAAAACGAACGATGTATCCGAAGAGGATAAAACGAGAAATTTAATCAACGGGGACAATTTCATTAAAGTAGATCGATCGGCGAAGAAAAGTGAATCGGATAATCTATCGAATTCTGTTAATTCGAAGCCTTTGACGATTATTCTGCCCGATGTAAGTGAGCTAAACGTTCCAAAGACACCGACACCCACGCCGACGAGGATTTCCATGGAAATTAATCTGGGAAATCCTCACAGCGAGAAAACGTACATCTCGCAGGAGAAGATCGTTCTGAATTCCTTGGAATGCGCGAAGAAAAAACTGATGGCCGTCAATGACGACAGTGTGGAAGCATTCGAAGACGAGGAAACGATGTTTGCTCAGCAAAAAGTCGACTTTCATG CCGAAGATATTCAGCAGGAAAGCGAATACACCGAACATTACGATATCGCGACTCAGAGACACTTGGATAGCTTGACGAAGTCCGAATCATTCGAGTCTTCGCCATTAACGAATTCCTCGATAGAGGATGACGAAAG TAAGTGCCGACAGGCTGTGGCGTTTGCCAAAGCTGAATCGGCTTCGCATCTGTCCCTGCAGAACAAGGAACCGGAGGAAGAGGGTCGGCTAGGTACTCCTCCAAGACCAG gtACAATTGCTGAACGCGAGCACAAAAAGTGGGAAAATGCACCACCTATCGAGAACAACCCCTATAGCCaggaaaatattcaaaagagGCTTTTGGAGAGGCAGTACTCTAGAAGATCGTCAGACATTCCTGG AATTCACACCGAATTGCCAAAGAGCAACGGTGCGGATATGGATGTCGTGCTGGCGCCCCATGAACCGGATATCAAAAG GTTCGGCAGGGACTATTACATCAACGATTCCAGAGCGTCGGGTAACGAGAAAGGGAGAAGATCGACGGCGTCGACCTCGAGCAGACCGAGCAGCTCGTTGTCTCAACGATCAAGTTCCAACGGAATGGCGGACCAGGATCAACAGGTGAGTTTCCAGCTCGAAAAGTTCGAGGAGGCTTCCCTGCGTGGCAGCCTTTCTAGATGGACCTATCGCGATCCGTACTCCAGTCCGCAATTTGCCATCAACCCTCTTCTACGGTTGGAACTCGGTGTATCAACAGAACCAACTGATCGTGATCACGAAAAAATCAACGGCTCTAACGAAAAATCTACGGGAAACGATGTTCCAAACGGTATagaatattcgaaaaatatgaCAGAGAATAAAGAACATATTGACAAGTACGAAGTGATCATAGACAAGGAAACTAAATATTTTGATATCGGTGGACATGATGCTAAACCTCTTGGCACTGACaatgatattttaaaacttATGTCGAGTGAATTTTCGCAAAAAGTCGCTTATAATCCGCTCTACGAACCCGAGAAAAGTATCTTGAAGTCAGATGACTCAGGGATGTTCTCGGTCGATATGAACCCCATGGAGGATAATAAGAAACAAAGTGAGGAGTTTTGGAGGCTATGGATCAATGGCAATCAGCATCATACGAAAAACGATCAGATTCTGTCGTTCAATGGAAGGAGATACTGGAACCTTAATAGCTACAAGTATCACACATTTGGAGGAATAAAGAACTCTCTTGATAAAAGCGTGGAAGATTCTGACGCGGAGGATAACTTGAAAATGGAGACACGTGACGACGAGCCCTTCGATATCACGGATTTCAGTAAATTCAAGTTTCAGACATTTGGCGGTATAAAGAAGGGCAAGAAGATCGACTGGAAAGGAATTCCCATGTATAGAAAGATGATATTAAGATCGTGTATAAGGAATTGTAAAAGTACCAAAGGAATGAAGTCATCTCAAAGCGATTCTGCCTTACAGCGCATGAATGGAATAAATAATGCGTCGAACGAAAAAATCGATCAGGAGTCTGATAGACAGAGCGATTATGAAAGTGACAGTTCCGAGGAGAGAGATACGATGAAGTACCTTAATATAAATACGAAGAGAAAGCGCAATAACAAGTTCTACAAGAGACGAGTTAAGACGGTGTTTTCGTCGTATAGATCGACCTCGGACGAATCCTGGCAAGACGAAGATGTTCAATCATCTGACAAACCGATAATGCGGAAATGTCTAAGGGACACGCCCAGGAAAATCAAATTACGACCGAATCCGGATAACGattctaattattttttcaatacGTCCAGAAGGAAGGTGTTCAACGATAGTTTGAGAAGAGTTCGATCGCAGAAACGATTGTCGGACGATAACGAAAGTTTGAAGCTGGAGCCACCTATCGTGCCGGAGATGGTCGAAAAAACTTTCGAAACATTACAAGATCTTCGAagcaaagggaagaaaaagaagagcaaGAGTTCCGAATCGAACAACCGGAAAAAAACTGGTGTGAGATGTTTGACCGATCTAACGATATGGTGA